The Erythrobacter sp. JK5 genome includes a region encoding these proteins:
- the tolB gene encoding Tol-Pal system beta propeller repeat protein TolB, whose product MKVSLIALTLLTTAFSSAALAQNQDLGGPVGEGGEVETTGTAASGEQGEEEGLSFTVTDESAWSDIGIAIPAFATDRDRPTPANSGGTGALGREVARVITANLQNNGLFKPTGPDSLPSPNFPQITAPSWTTWSGRGAEMLVHGYVSSRDDDRLVVGCYLYDVALKNELIREGWVVRPADWRRAAHKCSDLIYARLTGESPFFDSRIAYIAETGPKDKRVKRLAVMDSDGANHRFLTLGSATALTPRYSPDYSKILYLSYVDGNPRIYVYDIGSGQQTLVTENRNPTLAPRWSPDGRHILYSMAVAGNTDIYRVPVTGGQSVRLTDTPGIDIGGSYSPDGSKIVFESDRSGSQQCYVMDANGTNQRRISFFGGRCATPEWSPRGDQIAFTRIAGDFNVAVMTPGGGGVRVLTNGWQDEAPTWAPNGRIIQFFRTERNSGRSSLWQVDLTGRNERRLPTPVDASDPAWGPIRP is encoded by the coding sequence ATGAAAGTCAGTCTGATCGCCCTAACCCTGCTAACCACGGCGTTTTCGAGCGCGGCGCTGGCGCAGAACCAGGATCTCGGTGGCCCGGTAGGCGAGGGCGGCGAGGTCGAAACGACCGGCACGGCGGCGTCCGGCGAACAGGGTGAGGAGGAAGGGCTCAGCTTCACCGTCACCGACGAAAGCGCGTGGTCGGATATCGGCATCGCAATCCCCGCCTTTGCGACCGATCGCGATCGCCCAACTCCGGCGAATTCGGGAGGGACGGGCGCATTGGGCCGCGAAGTGGCGCGCGTCATCACCGCCAACCTCCAGAACAACGGCCTGTTCAAGCCGACCGGCCCGGACAGTCTGCCGAGCCCCAACTTCCCGCAGATCACCGCGCCTTCGTGGACCACCTGGAGCGGGCGCGGCGCCGAGATGCTGGTCCACGGCTATGTCAGCTCTCGCGACGACGATCGCCTGGTGGTCGGCTGCTATCTCTACGACGTCGCGCTCAAGAACGAGCTGATCCGCGAAGGCTGGGTCGTGCGCCCGGCCGACTGGCGCCGCGCTGCGCACAAATGCTCCGACCTGATCTACGCGCGGCTGACCGGCGAAAGCCCGTTCTTCGACAGCCGTATCGCCTATATCGCGGAGACCGGTCCGAAGGACAAGCGAGTCAAGCGGCTCGCGGTGATGGACAGTGACGGCGCGAATCACCGGTTCCTGACGCTCGGCAGCGCGACCGCGCTGACGCCGCGCTATTCGCCGGACTATTCGAAAATCCTCTACCTCTCCTATGTCGACGGCAACCCGCGCATCTATGTCTACGACATTGGCAGCGGGCAGCAGACGCTGGTGACCGAGAATCGCAACCCCACGCTGGCACCGCGCTGGTCTCCCGATGGACGTCACATCCTCTATTCGATGGCGGTGGCGGGCAACACCGACATCTACCGTGTCCCGGTTACCGGCGGGCAGAGCGTGCGGCTGACCGATACGCCGGGGATCGATATCGGCGGGTCCTATTCGCCCGACGGCAGCAAGATCGTATTCGAAAGCGACCGCTCCGGCTCGCAGCAGTGCTATGTCATGGATGCCAACGGCACCAATCAGCGCCGGATCAGCTTTTTCGGCGGGCGTTGCGCGACACCCGAATGGAGCCCGCGCGGAGACCAGATCGCCTTCACCCGCATCGCCGGCGATTTCAACGTGGCGGTGATGACCCCGGGCGGCGGGGGCGTGCGCGTGCTCACCAATGGCTGGCAGGATGAGGCCCCGACTTGGGCGCCCAACGGCCGCATCATCCAGTTCTTCCGGACCGAACGAAATTCGGGCCGGTCATCCCTGTGGCAAGTCGACCTGACCGGTCGCAATGAGAGGAGACTGCCGACGCCGGTGGACGCGTCGGATCCGGCATGGGGCCCGATCCGGCCCTGA
- the pal gene encoding peptidoglycan-associated lipoprotein Pal — MTNRFSRKAAFVVAASALALGACAKKPPEELPPAPVDTMPTPAPTQTQTQSGPVVGSQAHFENAVGSATVIYFDTDRFNIDSQDAAALQAQAQYFARFPQLTFTVEGHADERGTREYNLALGERRANAAKNYLVSLGVSADRIRTVSYGKERPVALASNESAWAQNRRAASVMIN; from the coding sequence ATGACCAACCGATTTTCCCGCAAGGCCGCTTTCGTGGTCGCAGCCTCGGCGCTTGCGCTCGGGGCTTGCGCAAAGAAGCCCCCCGAAGAGCTCCCGCCGGCACCGGTCGATACGATGCCGACCCCGGCTCCGACGCAGACGCAGACCCAGTCGGGGCCGGTCGTCGGCAGTCAGGCGCATTTCGAAAACGCCGTCGGCAGCGCGACGGTGATCTATTTCGATACCGACCGCTTCAATATCGACAGTCAGGATGCCGCCGCGCTGCAGGCACAGGCGCAATATTTCGCGCGCTTCCCGCAGCTGACATTCACCGTCGAAGGCCATGCCGACGAGCGCGGGACGCGCGAATACAACCTCGCGCTGGGCGAGCGTCGGGCCAATGCAGCCAAGAACTATCTTGTCAGTCTGGGCGTGTCGGCCGACCGTATTCGCACGGTCAGCTACGGCAAGGAGCGGCCCGTGGCGCTCGCATCGAACGAAAGCGCTTGGGCGCAGAACCGCCGCGCAGCGAGTGTGATGATCAACTGA
- a CDS encoding J domain-containing protein has product MSRVKRSNDWGFPRWRGYDASREATTVRLCDRHGCEERGDCPAPKSPNNPERWHFCQKHAAEYNSKWDYFEGLEKAEAEERAKAERAENAGYAESAHYGWAGSGDGSRSADEMRALELLELEADADFPTIKRAYRAKAKEVHPDVKPGDEKAAKQFQALQVSYEVLRAAEERREWKG; this is encoded by the coding sequence GTGAGCCGGGTGAAACGCTCGAACGACTGGGGCTTCCCGCGCTGGCGGGGCTACGATGCCTCGCGTGAAGCCACCACGGTGCGGCTGTGCGACCGGCACGGCTGCGAAGAACGGGGCGATTGCCCGGCACCCAAATCCCCCAACAACCCCGAGCGCTGGCACTTCTGTCAGAAGCACGCCGCCGAATACAATTCGAAGTGGGACTATTTCGAAGGGCTGGAAAAGGCCGAGGCGGAAGAGCGCGCCAAGGCCGAACGGGCCGAGAATGCCGGCTATGCCGAAAGCGCGCACTACGGCTGGGCCGGATCGGGCGACGGGTCGCGCAGCGCGGATGAAATGCGCGCGCTCGAACTGCTGGAGCTTGAGGCGGACGCCGATTTCCCGACGATCAAGCGGGCGTATCGCGCCAAGGCCAAGGAAGTGCACCCCGACGTGAAGCCCGGCGACGAGAAAGCCGCCAAGCAGTTCCAGGCGCTCCAGGTATCCTACGAAGTGCTCCGCGCTGCCGAGGAACGGCGTGAGTGGAAGGGGTAG
- a CDS encoding SDR family NAD(P)-dependent oxidoreductase: MTDKRKPVFLVIGAGAGIGGHAAARFAAGGYHAVLARRSDEDGLARLVGEIDAAGGSASGTLLNAAEDGTIEELVERVERDIGPIEVALYNLGAQIGNRTLHDTPHRTFELGWRLGCYGVFRLAHAAFSAMVERGKGSLLVTSATSAVRGNAGQHSHAAAMGGRRMLCQTLNAEFGPQGIHVAHIVVDGAVDAPDTLGKLLGDKFEPFKAAKGEDGVIDPGALAETYWHLAQQPRNCWTHEVDARPWTDVAWWNDNPAPEINSAGKGFAGPGSK; encoded by the coding sequence ATGACCGATAAGCGCAAACCTGTCTTTCTCGTCATCGGTGCAGGAGCGGGGATTGGCGGCCATGCCGCCGCCCGGTTCGCGGCGGGCGGATATCACGCAGTCCTCGCAAGGCGCTCCGATGAAGACGGGTTGGCCCGGCTGGTCGGCGAGATCGACGCTGCGGGCGGGAGTGCAAGCGGCACGCTCCTCAACGCCGCGGAAGACGGCACGATCGAAGAACTGGTCGAGCGGGTCGAGCGCGACATCGGCCCGATCGAGGTCGCGCTCTACAATCTCGGCGCGCAGATCGGGAACCGCACACTGCACGACACCCCGCACCGGACGTTCGAACTGGGCTGGCGGCTCGGCTGCTACGGCGTGTTCCGTCTGGCCCATGCCGCCTTCTCGGCAATGGTGGAGCGCGGCAAGGGATCGCTGCTTGTCACTTCCGCAACGTCAGCCGTGCGCGGCAATGCCGGCCAGCACAGCCACGCCGCCGCGATGGGCGGGCGGCGGATGCTGTGCCAGACATTGAACGCCGAATTCGGTCCGCAAGGCATCCATGTCGCGCATATCGTGGTCGACGGCGCGGTCGATGCGCCCGATACGCTCGGCAAGCTGCTCGGCGATAAGTTCGAGCCGTTCAAGGCGGCGAAGGGCGAGGACGGCGTGATCGATCCCGGCGCGCTGGCCGAAACCTACTGGCACCTCGCACAGCAGCCACGCAATTGCTGGACTCACGAAGTCGACGCGCGGCCATGGACCGATGTGGCGTGGTGGAACGACAACCCGGCGCCGGAGATCAATTCGGCAGGGAAGGGATTTGCCGGGCCGGGCTCCAAATAG
- a CDS encoding tudor domain-containing protein has translation MRNSTLAAALCTGLMATAIALPAPALVQYAIGMDRDDRNQVEPREWDEGDVVFVNRKGDDWWYAAKITGRAGPDYTVQFQHGETGQASAVHIASVRLEIGDRIEIRGFGNRFVPATVGGRADLRYGLVIGPHERGKRYAMVPGSYRVTTQQLLSPPPPPPPSIENTVKVCNQNSETVHFALHYYLFDYAGFSEGLWSVAPDRCMVVDLGERRSALGFDGSYLGGTVHIYGETDGILGRAIKKSWPRNDTGVDGRARDIDRHCIGTDPDLKFAHRSGPRSPDDRIRVNSPGCVGSFQIEGMVKLRANAQGQHYYAFEGF, from the coding sequence ATGCGCAATTCAACGCTGGCAGCAGCGCTCTGCACCGGCCTGATGGCCACGGCGATCGCGCTTCCGGCACCCGCGCTGGTTCAATATGCAATCGGAATGGACCGCGACGACCGCAATCAGGTCGAACCGCGTGAATGGGACGAAGGCGACGTGGTCTTCGTCAATCGCAAGGGCGATGACTGGTGGTACGCCGCCAAGATCACAGGCCGCGCCGGTCCCGACTACACCGTCCAGTTCCAGCACGGCGAAACCGGTCAGGCCAGTGCGGTCCACATCGCATCGGTGCGGCTCGAGATCGGCGACCGCATCGAGATCCGCGGCTTCGGCAACCGGTTCGTGCCGGCCACTGTCGGCGGGCGAGCCGACCTCAGGTACGGCTTGGTCATCGGCCCGCACGAACGCGGCAAGCGCTACGCGATGGTTCCGGGCAGCTACCGGGTGACGACCCAGCAATTGCTCTCGCCACCCCCACCGCCCCCTCCGTCGATCGAGAACACGGTCAAGGTCTGCAACCAGAACAGCGAGACCGTGCATTTCGCGCTGCATTACTACCTGTTCGACTACGCAGGCTTTTCGGAAGGCTTGTGGAGCGTCGCTCCGGATCGCTGCATGGTCGTCGACCTGGGCGAGCGGCGCAGCGCGCTGGGTTTCGATGGCTCCTATTTGGGCGGTACCGTCCACATCTATGGCGAGACCGACGGCATCCTCGGCAGAGCGATCAAGAAATCCTGGCCGCGCAACGACACCGGCGTCGACGGACGTGCAAGAGATATCGATCGTCACTGCATCGGCACCGATCCTGATCTCAAATTCGCCCATCGCAGCGGGCCGAGATCACCCGACGATCGTATCCGGGTGAATTCGCCGGGCTGCGTCGGGAGTTTCCAGATCGAAGGGATGGTTAAGCTGCGCGCGAATGCGCAGGGCCAGCACTACTACGCTTTTGAGGGCTTCTGA